One region of Nevskia ramosa DSM 11499 genomic DNA includes:
- a CDS encoding ATP-dependent DNA helicase, whose translation MTAIIVPVRELVEFTAKRGDLDRRFTPAPTGQQGIAGHAKVTGRRPDGYEREVALEGRHEDLRVRGRADGYDAAGNELEEIKTHRGDSARIPDNHRALHWAQLKVYGALLCRARGLASITLTLVYFRIDDETETSTSESHEAAALFGYFEQQAANYLAWARQQQAHRLARNQAIEALTFPHVEFNAGQRALAAAVYRATLNKQPLLAQAPTGIGKTLGTLFPALKACTRAPIDKLFFLTAKSPGRQVALDALALIQGDQPALRVLELVSRDKSCVHPDKECHGASCPLARGFYDRLPVARAAAVSSAKLDQRSVQTVAAEHVVCPYYLSQELVRWADVVVGDYNYYFDAHALLHGLTVLNDWKISLLVDEAHNLVDRARDMYSATLDQRALQRARKAAPDELRASLNRVQRRWPAADLDAPDGYQTLDTLPAALIDALSDFIAAASRLLGETGERLPFDLQQFFFDAIGLVRLAESFGPHSMVDLSRHSPDAFSTKPGSTLCVRNVVPAPFLGPRFAAAHGAVLFSATLNPPDYYRQLLGLAEDTPWLDIASPFSADQLSVQIASRISTRFDAREASLAPIVALIATQYRKQPGNYLAFFSSFDYLDRVLARLIETHPELPVWAQQRRMDEPARLAFLERFSATDQGIGFAVLGGVFSEGIDLPGARLIGAFVVTLGIPQINPVNEAMRARLETLFGAGYEYAYLYPGLRKVVQAAGRVIRHHSDRGTVVLVDRRYARADVQALLPAWWAITRS comes from the coding sequence ATGACGGCGATCATCGTCCCGGTTCGCGAACTGGTCGAATTCACTGCCAAGCGTGGCGATCTCGATCGCCGCTTCACGCCGGCACCAACCGGCCAGCAAGGCATCGCCGGCCACGCCAAGGTCACCGGGCGGCGTCCGGATGGGTACGAGCGTGAAGTCGCATTGGAAGGTCGACACGAGGACCTGCGGGTCCGCGGCCGGGCCGATGGCTATGACGCCGCCGGCAACGAACTCGAAGAGATCAAGACCCATCGTGGCGACAGCGCGCGGATTCCCGACAACCATCGCGCCTTGCACTGGGCGCAGCTGAAGGTCTACGGCGCGCTGCTGTGCCGGGCGCGCGGGCTGGCATCGATCACCCTGACCCTGGTCTATTTCCGCATCGACGACGAAACCGAAACCTCGACCAGCGAAAGCCACGAGGCGGCAGCGCTGTTCGGGTACTTCGAACAGCAGGCGGCGAACTACCTGGCCTGGGCGCGCCAGCAGCAGGCGCATCGGCTGGCCCGCAATCAGGCCATCGAAGCGCTGACTTTTCCGCACGTCGAGTTCAACGCCGGCCAGCGCGCGCTTGCTGCCGCCGTATACCGCGCAACCTTGAACAAGCAGCCGCTGCTGGCACAGGCGCCGACCGGCATCGGCAAGACGCTGGGCACGCTGTTCCCGGCGCTGAAAGCCTGCACGCGGGCACCGATCGACAAGCTGTTCTTTCTCACCGCGAAGTCGCCGGGACGGCAAGTCGCGCTGGACGCGCTGGCGTTGATCCAGGGCGATCAGCCGGCGCTGCGGGTGCTGGAACTGGTGTCGCGCGACAAGAGCTGCGTGCATCCGGACAAGGAATGCCACGGCGCCTCCTGCCCGCTGGCGCGGGGTTTCTACGATCGCTTGCCAGTCGCGCGAGCCGCGGCGGTGAGCAGCGCGAAGCTCGATCAGCGCAGCGTGCAGACGGTCGCCGCCGAGCATGTCGTCTGCCCGTACTACCTGAGCCAGGAACTGGTCCGCTGGGCCGATGTCGTGGTCGGCGATTACAACTATTACTTCGATGCCCATGCGTTGTTGCACGGCTTGACCGTACTCAACGACTGGAAGATCAGCCTGCTCGTCGACGAAGCCCACAACCTCGTCGATCGTGCTCGCGACATGTATTCGGCAACGCTCGATCAACGCGCCCTGCAGCGCGCGCGCAAGGCTGCACCCGACGAACTGCGAGCCTCACTGAATCGCGTGCAGCGACGCTGGCCCGCGGCCGATCTCGATGCGCCGGATGGCTATCAAACTCTGGACACCCTGCCCGCCGCGCTGATCGACGCGCTATCGGATTTCATCGCCGCTGCGAGCAGGCTGCTCGGCGAAACGGGCGAGCGCCTGCCGTTCGACCTGCAGCAGTTCTTCTTCGATGCGATCGGTCTTGTGCGGCTGGCGGAAAGTTTCGGCCCGCATTCGATGGTCGATCTGAGCCGGCATTCTCCGGACGCCTTCAGCACCAAACCGGGCTCGACCCTGTGCGTCCGCAACGTCGTGCCGGCGCCATTCCTCGGTCCACGCTTCGCTGCCGCGCATGGCGCCGTGCTGTTCTCGGCAACGCTCAACCCGCCGGACTACTACCGCCAGCTGCTCGGGCTGGCCGAGGACACACCCTGGCTCGACATCGCGTCGCCGTTCTCCGCCGATCAGCTCTCGGTGCAGATCGCCAGTCGCATCTCGACCCGCTTCGATGCCCGCGAAGCTTCGCTGGCACCGATCGTCGCGCTGATCGCCACGCAGTACCGCAAGCAGCCGGGCAACTACCTGGCCTTCTTCAGCAGCTTCGACTACCTCGATCGCGTGCTCGCCCGGCTGATCGAAACGCATCCGGAACTGCCGGTCTGGGCGCAGCAGCGGCGCATGGACGAGCCGGCACGCCTCGCCTTTCTCGAACGCTTCAGCGCGACGGATCAGGGCATCGGCTTCGCCGTGCTCGGCGGCGTGTTTTCCGAAGGCATCGACCTGCCCGGCGCACGGCTGATCGGCGCCTTCGTGGTGACGCTCGGCATTCCGCAGATCAACCCGGTCAACGAAGCGATGCGGGCGCGGCTGGAAACCCTGTTCGGCGCCGGCTACGAATACGCCTACCTGTATCCGGGCCTGCGCAAGGTGGTTCAGGCCGCGGGGAGAGTGATCCGCCATCACAGCGATCGCGGCACCGTGGTGCTGGTCGATCGCCGGTATGCGCGTGCCGACGTGCAGGCCTTGCTGCCGGCCTGGTGGGCGATCACGCGCTCCTAG